Proteins from one Pseudomonas grandcourensis genomic window:
- a CDS encoding DUF488 family protein — protein sequence MAVHIVQLGSTRRPDEGLRLGTVRRPPRGVPKAEFARRDFYDVWQPLLSPSAELVAEAKAALDAKAWEVFRRKFKAEMSQPAASQMLDLLAALSHQTSLAVGCYCEDEAHCHRSVLRELLQARGAVVI from the coding sequence ATGGCGGTCCATATCGTTCAACTCGGTTCAACCCGCCGACCCGACGAAGGATTGCGCCTGGGCACGGTACGCCGCCCTCCCCGTGGCGTACCGAAAGCCGAATTTGCCCGTCGGGACTTTTATGATGTCTGGCAACCGTTGCTGTCGCCCAGCGCGGAGCTGGTGGCCGAAGCCAAGGCTGCGCTAGATGCCAAGGCCTGGGAGGTGTTCCGGCGCAAGTTCAAGGCCGAGATGAGCCAGCCCGCTGCCAGTCAGATGCTCGACCTGCTGGCCGCGTTGTCCCATCAGACGTCCCTGGCCGTGGGCTGTTATTGCGAGGATGAAGCGCATTGTCATCGGTCGGTGTTGCGCGAGTTGCTGCAGGCCCGTGGTGCCGTAGTGATTTAG
- the pcsA gene encoding phosphatidylcholine synthase, whose product MISTLYIARLKAWGAHGFTATGVVTAFLATLSLLDNQPTHCLLWLGVALIVDGLDGALARKVNVQSVLPSFDGSILDLVIDYLTYVFIPALFIYRYIPLPDYTLLLSVSLILVSSLFCFCNVNMKSTDNYFQGFPAAWNVVALCLYIIAPSPWITFVTVIGLALLTVTRMKFLHPFRVRRFMPINIAVTAIWLLCSLSLVLNHPVINPLVMGLWLLMSAYFLGICLWRTALEWFDGSGLK is encoded by the coding sequence GTGATTTCAACCCTGTACATCGCCAGGCTCAAAGCATGGGGCGCCCATGGCTTTACCGCCACTGGTGTGGTCACCGCTTTCCTCGCCACCCTGTCCCTGCTGGACAACCAGCCGACCCATTGCCTGCTGTGGCTGGGTGTCGCCCTGATCGTCGACGGACTGGACGGTGCGCTGGCACGCAAGGTCAACGTGCAGTCGGTGTTGCCGAGCTTCGATGGCTCGATCCTCGACCTGGTGATCGACTACCTGACGTACGTGTTTATCCCGGCACTGTTCATCTATCGCTACATCCCGCTGCCGGACTACACCTTGCTGCTGAGCGTGTCGCTGATTCTGGTGTCGTCGCTGTTCTGCTTCTGCAACGTCAACATGAAGAGCACCGACAACTACTTCCAGGGTTTCCCCGCCGCCTGGAACGTGGTCGCCCTGTGCCTGTACATCATCGCCCCGTCGCCGTGGATCACCTTCGTCACGGTCATCGGCCTGGCGCTGCTGACGGTGACCCGGATGAAATTCCTGCACCCGTTTCGCGTGCGCCGGTTCATGCCGATCAATATTGCGGTGACGGCCATCTGGTTGCTGTGCAGTTTGTCGCTGGTGCTCAACCACCCGGTGATCAACCCGTTGGTGATGGGGCTGTGGCTGCTGATGTCGGCGTACTTCCTGGGCATCTGCCTGTGGCGCACGGCGCTGGAGTGGTTCGACGGATCGGGGCTCAAGTAG
- a CDS encoding tellurite resistance TerB family protein — translation MNTSDLLEQLLRAGQGSMAQQGGGGASAQGGLGDLGGLLGGLLGGSGGAGAGGGGAGLGGLLGGLLGGGSPMGGAPQSRSAGGTNYAALASLGMMAFQAYQAWQRSQASAPQEAPRTVDLLAGPEAEEHSHAILRALIAAAKADGRIDDAEKQMISTEIGRHTDDPQLQQWLDDEVAKLLDANEVAQSATDPGMASEMYLASVMLVDDQQDAERNYLDELAAALQIDPQLQLHLEQQAKSVAV, via the coding sequence ATGAACACCAGCGATCTGCTCGAACAATTACTGCGCGCCGGCCAGGGCTCGATGGCGCAACAGGGTGGCGGTGGCGCGTCGGCCCAGGGCGGGCTCGGCGATCTGGGTGGATTGCTTGGCGGCTTGTTGGGCGGTAGCGGCGGTGCGGGTGCCGGTGGCGGTGGTGCAGGGTTGGGCGGTTTGCTCGGTGGTTTGCTCGGCGGCGGTTCGCCGATGGGCGGTGCACCGCAAAGTCGTTCCGCCGGCGGTACCAATTATGCAGCGCTGGCGTCCCTGGGCATGATGGCGTTCCAGGCGTACCAGGCCTGGCAACGCAGTCAGGCGTCGGCGCCGCAAGAAGCGCCACGGACCGTGGACTTGCTGGCCGGCCCGGAGGCCGAGGAGCACAGCCATGCGATCCTGCGGGCATTGATTGCCGCGGCCAAGGCCGATGGCCGCATCGATGACGCCGAGAAGCAGATGATCAGCACTGAAATCGGCCGTCACACCGACGATCCGCAATTGCAGCAATGGCTGGACGATGAAGTCGCCAAGCTACTTGACGCCAATGAAGTGGCGCAGTCGGCCACCGACCCCGGCATGGCCTCGGAGATGTACCTGGCCAGTGTGATGCTGGTGGACGACCAGCAGGATGCCGAGCGCAACTATCTGGATGAACTGGCCGCGGCGTTGCAGATCGACCCGCAATTGCAATTGCATCTGGAGCAGCAGGCCAAGAGCGTTGCGGTCTAA
- a CDS encoding DUF3313 domain-containing protein produces MNLSRKLLVGAALASLLLGGCTSKVTEKEQYSGFLSNYNNLQEVQTPSGGTAMRWVSPSWNPNAYDTVVFNKLELYPAPKPDERVNQQTLTDIQNYMTSKAKASLGQKYRVVSNSSSAPAGSRPLIMRAAITGVNAENEGMKWYEVVPVAAIVGATQAATGHRDQDTTLFIEAEFVDAKSNQTVAKVVRKVFGTALENESQKITAKDFKAAIDKMGTDFQAFLK; encoded by the coding sequence ATGAATCTATCCCGAAAACTGCTCGTCGGCGCCGCGCTGGCCAGTCTGTTGCTAGGCGGTTGCACTTCGAAAGTGACTGAGAAGGAGCAATACTCAGGTTTCCTGTCCAACTACAACAACCTGCAGGAAGTCCAAACACCGAGCGGCGGTACCGCGATGCGTTGGGTCAGCCCTTCGTGGAACCCGAATGCCTATGACACCGTGGTGTTCAACAAACTGGAACTTTACCCTGCGCCAAAACCCGATGAGCGTGTGAACCAGCAGACCCTGACCGACATTCAGAACTACATGACCAGCAAGGCCAAGGCCTCCCTGGGTCAGAAGTACCGCGTAGTGTCCAACTCCTCGTCCGCACCGGCCGGTTCCAGGCCCCTGATCATGCGTGCGGCGATTACCGGGGTGAACGCCGAGAACGAAGGCATGAAGTGGTATGAAGTGGTCCCCGTCGCGGCCATAGTCGGGGCGACTCAGGCAGCCACCGGTCACCGTGACCAGGACACCACCCTGTTCATCGAAGCCGAGTTCGTCGACGCGAAGAGCAACCAGACCGTGGCCAAAGTGGTGCGCAAGGTGTTTGGCACCGCCCTGGAAAACGAAAGCCAGAAGATTACCGCCAAGGACTTCAAGGCGGCGATCGACAAAATGGGTACCGACTTCCAGGCATTCCTCAAGTAA
- a CDS encoding OmpP1/FadL family transporter → MPTKTAILPASALLALCCQQAWAGGIMLYEIGTDNAGLANAGAAARAQGPSTIASNPAGMSFLPGTQITAGLQVLYGDLSFDRDAGTNTPGTGSGNALDPIPGGSFFISHELDEHWSVGFGQYGDFGLAVNYDNDWSGRYFAQNSSLLGLSLVPSVAYRFNEQWSVGLGIKAMYGMLKADTAIDRSPFGFTDRADGQYKYRDNTWGYGANVGVIYAPQPGTRIGLTYTSQVDLDFEDRLDVKGDGRLLDRVNNTNTELDMKVPQTVTLSLFQQLDRQWALLASANWQDWSEFGDIAVEVDTTAFGAQSKTVDAGFKDTWHLSLGAQYQATEQWLWNFGVAYDSSAVSDSNRSVVVPMNESWRIATGATYALNKDTDVNVSWAMVWLGDMPVEQTKSVSGDRVSGQFDNAWIQALTGNMTWRF, encoded by the coding sequence ATGCCGACAAAAACAGCCATCCTGCCCGCCTCTGCGCTGCTTGCCCTGTGCTGTCAGCAAGCTTGGGCCGGCGGCATCATGCTCTATGAAATCGGCACCGATAACGCCGGCCTGGCCAACGCCGGTGCCGCCGCCCGTGCCCAAGGCCCCTCGACCATCGCCAGCAACCCCGCAGGCATGAGCTTTCTGCCCGGTACGCAAATCACCGCCGGCCTGCAGGTTCTGTACGGCGACCTGAGCTTCGACCGCGACGCCGGCACCAACACCCCGGGCACCGGCAGTGGCAATGCCCTCGACCCTATTCCCGGTGGCAGCTTTTTCATCAGCCATGAACTGGACGAGCACTGGAGCGTCGGTTTCGGCCAGTACGGTGACTTCGGCCTGGCAGTCAATTACGACAACGACTGGTCCGGCCGCTACTTCGCACAAAACTCCAGCCTGCTCGGCTTGTCGCTGGTGCCGAGTGTGGCGTATCGCTTCAACGAGCAATGGTCGGTGGGCCTGGGCATCAAGGCCATGTACGGCATGTTGAAGGCGGACACCGCCATCGACCGCTCCCCTTTCGGCTTCACTGATCGCGCTGACGGCCAATACAAGTACCGGGACAACACCTGGGGCTATGGCGCCAACGTGGGCGTGATCTACGCCCCGCAACCCGGCACGCGCATCGGCCTGACCTACACCAGCCAGGTCGACCTGGACTTCGAGGACCGGCTCGACGTGAAGGGCGATGGCCGGCTGCTGGACCGCGTGAACAACACCAATACCGAACTGGACATGAAGGTGCCGCAAACCGTCACCCTGAGCCTGTTCCAGCAACTGGACCGGCAATGGGCGCTGCTGGCCTCGGCCAACTGGCAGGACTGGTCGGAGTTCGGCGACATCGCCGTAGAGGTCGACACCACCGCGTTTGGAGCGCAATCGAAAACGGTCGACGCCGGCTTCAAGGACACCTGGCACCTCTCCCTTGGCGCGCAATACCAGGCCACCGAGCAGTGGTTGTGGAACTTCGGCGTGGCCTACGACAGCAGCGCCGTCTCGGACAGCAACCGCAGCGTGGTCGTGCCGATGAACGAATCCTGGCGCATTGCCACGGGAGCCACCTATGCTCTGAACAAGGACACCGATGTCAACGTCAGTTGGGCCATGGTCTGGCTCGGCGACATGCCGGTTGAGCAGACCAAATCCGTATCGGGCGATCGAGTATCCGGTCAATTCGACAATGCCTGGATTCAAGCCTTGACCGGGAACATGACCTGGCGATTCTGA
- a CDS encoding arylsulfatase, whose protein sequence is MNRTTLSSMFAVPLLLSAMAFPGQTLAADKAPNILVIMGDDIGWSNIGVYNQGMMAGRTPNLDQLANEGMRFTDYYAEASCTAGRANFITGELPIRTGMTTVGQAGSPVGIPAEAVTIATALKAMGYATGQFGKNHLGDLNQFLPTVHGFDEFFGYLYHLDAMEDPAHPNYPKELLDSVGPRNMVHSWASTTDDTTVMPRWGKVGKQKIEDAGTLYPERMKTVDEEIRDKAFSFIDKAKQDSKPFFVWLNPTRMHIVTHLSDKYETMRNSQNGWSEQEAGMAQLDDIVGDVLAKLKKDGMDDNTIVIFTTDNGAENFTWPDGGTTPFAMGKGTVMEGGFRVPAIIRWPGKVPANQIGNGIMSGMDWFPTLVAAAGNPNITAELLKGKQLGDTTYKVHLDGYDQTPMITGKGPSNRHEIFYFGESSLGAVRIDDYKYRFIDQPGGWMGAKVAVDVPILTNLRLDPFERMGWPENQAAQGSQQYFDWFKFQFWRFVFVQQQVAKLAETAIEYPPMQKGASFNLDSVKAKIAAARAEMAK, encoded by the coding sequence ATGAACCGGACAACTTTATCCTCGATGTTTGCAGTCCCCCTGTTGCTGTCTGCAATGGCGTTTCCCGGTCAGACCCTGGCCGCCGACAAAGCCCCCAACATCCTGGTGATCATGGGCGACGATATCGGCTGGTCGAATATCGGCGTCTACAACCAGGGCATGATGGCCGGCAGAACCCCCAACCTCGACCAACTGGCGAATGAAGGCATGCGTTTCACCGATTACTACGCCGAAGCCAGTTGCACCGCTGGACGCGCCAATTTCATCACCGGCGAACTGCCGATTCGTACGGGCATGACCACCGTGGGCCAGGCCGGCTCGCCCGTGGGGATTCCCGCCGAAGCCGTCACCATCGCGACCGCACTCAAGGCCATGGGTTATGCCACCGGCCAGTTCGGCAAGAACCACCTGGGCGACCTGAACCAGTTCCTGCCCACCGTCCACGGTTTCGACGAATTCTTCGGCTACCTCTATCACCTCGACGCCATGGAAGACCCGGCGCACCCCAATTATCCGAAGGAGCTGCTGGACAGTGTCGGCCCGCGCAACATGGTCCACAGCTGGGCCTCAACCACCGATGACACGACCGTGATGCCGCGCTGGGGCAAGGTGGGCAAGCAGAAAATCGAAGACGCCGGCACGCTCTATCCGGAAAGGATGAAAACCGTCGACGAGGAAATTCGCGACAAGGCCTTCTCGTTCATCGACAAGGCCAAGCAGGACAGCAAACCGTTCTTCGTCTGGCTCAACCCGACCCGCATGCACATCGTCACGCACCTGTCCGACAAGTACGAAACCATGCGCAACTCGCAGAATGGCTGGTCGGAACAGGAAGCCGGCATGGCGCAGCTCGATGACATCGTCGGCGATGTCCTGGCGAAGCTGAAGAAAGACGGCATGGACGACAACACCATCGTGATTTTCACCACCGACAACGGTGCGGAAAACTTCACCTGGCCCGATGGCGGCACCACCCCGTTCGCCATGGGCAAAGGCACGGTCATGGAAGGTGGCTTCCGGGTGCCGGCGATCATTCGCTGGCCGGGCAAGGTGCCGGCCAACCAGATCGGTAACGGCATCATGTCCGGCATGGACTGGTTCCCGACTCTGGTCGCGGCCGCGGGCAACCCGAACATCACCGCCGAACTGCTCAAAGGCAAACAATTGGGCGACACCACCTACAAAGTTCATCTGGACGGCTATGATCAAACTCCAATGATCACCGGAAAAGGTCCGTCGAACCGGCATGAAATCTTCTACTTTGGAGAGAGCTCCTTGGGTGCCGTGCGCATAGACGACTACAAATATCGCTTCATTGACCAACCGGGTGGCTGGATGGGGGCTAAAGTTGCTGTGGACGTGCCGATCCTGACCAATCTTCGACTCGACCCGTTCGAGCGCATGGGCTGGCCGGAAAATCAGGCCGCGCAGGGTTCGCAACAGTACTTTGACTGGTTCAAGTTCCAGTTCTGGCGTTTCGTGTTCGTCCAGCAACAGGTGGCCAAACTGGCGGAAACAGCGATCGAGTACCCGCCGATGCAAAAAGGCGCGAGTTTCAACCTCGACTCGGTTAAAGCCAAGATCGCCGCAGCTCGGGCAGAGATGGCCAAGTAA
- a CDS encoding DUF3303 domain-containing protein, with product MLFIVSWTISPDNRDAAIARFLKTGGAPPAGVTMHGRWHAVGSSAGFGIAEASDFVPIQKWVLEWNDLMSMDVHAALTDEQIAPLLAATADRK from the coding sequence ATGTTATTCATCGTCAGCTGGACAATCAGCCCGGACAACCGTGATGCCGCAATCGCGCGTTTTCTCAAGACCGGTGGCGCACCGCCCGCAGGCGTCACCATGCACGGGCGCTGGCACGCGGTAGGGAGCTCGGCCGGTTTCGGCATTGCCGAGGCGAGTGATTTTGTGCCGATTCAGAAATGGGTGCTGGAGTGGAACGACCTGATGAGCATGGACGTGCACGCCGCATTGACCGATGAGCAAATCGCGCCATTGCTGGCCGCCACTGCCGACCGGAAATGA
- a CDS encoding HD domain-containing protein produces the protein MKPLLEFPLTDEILTSFALAIGADLQGYRNHIYRVLNFHGALRGAEGLPTDAVQIAAAFHDLGIWTDDTLDYLPPSIALATEYLDNQQRPELMDEVSALILEHHKLRRYRGAYADSVEPFRQADLLDVSLGLVRFGLPRTLIKTVQATFPDHGFHSMLMKLSARQLIRSPLRPLPMLRW, from the coding sequence ATGAAACCTCTTCTCGAATTCCCTCTCACCGACGAGATTCTCACCTCGTTCGCCCTGGCCATCGGGGCCGACCTGCAGGGCTACCGCAACCACATTTACCGGGTGCTGAATTTTCATGGTGCCCTGCGCGGTGCCGAAGGCCTGCCCACGGACGCCGTACAGATCGCGGCGGCGTTTCATGACCTGGGCATCTGGACCGATGACACCCTCGACTACCTGCCCCCGTCCATTGCCCTGGCCACCGAGTACCTCGACAACCAGCAACGGCCGGAACTGATGGATGAAGTCAGCGCGTTGATACTTGAGCATCACAAGTTGCGCCGGTATCGCGGCGCCTACGCCGACAGCGTCGAACCCTTTCGCCAGGCCGATCTGCTGGATGTGTCCCTGGGCCTGGTGCGTTTCGGCTTGCCGCGAACCCTCATCAAAACCGTGCAGGCGACCTTTCCCGATCACGGTTTTCACTCGATGCTGATGAAGCTTTCAGCCCGGCAGCTCATCCGCTCGCCGTTGCGCCCGCTGCCTATGTTGCGCTGGTGA
- a CDS encoding Orn/Lys/Arg decarboxylase N-terminal domain-containing protein, with the protein MTEYKHSLGMLALLVSSPPDKRTVFGRALDQLVHDVEGRGVSVLASESLTDAASILRSDPAIQCVLIRWEMDTSEGHADCTKLLVKLRERNTRVPVFLISDRTTASTIPLLVMQHADDFIWLPEDTSRFLSGRILAAIERYRQAALPPMFGALVKFARNYEYSWHTPGHAGGTAFLKSTAGRAFYEFFGENLLRSDLSISVGELGSLLDHSGPIGQGERYAAKVFGAHRTYYVTNGSSMSNRVILMASVTRNQIALCDRNCHKSAEHAMTLSGAIPTYLVPTRNRYGIIGPILPQTLSAEGVKAAIADNPLVKAGIDPTPVHAIVTNSTYDGLTYNVTRVEELLGESVDRLHFDEAWYGYARFNPLYSGRHAMHGNPADHDKSKPTVFATQSTHKLLAALSQASMIHVRDGRNPIEHARFNESYMMHASTSPNYAIMASCDVSSAMMEAPSGQILTSESIEEAISFRQVLSRMHNEMLGKNDWFFTCWQPPTVQVGAATVPFHEVDPATLKTDPNCWVLHPNAVWHGFGDIEDGYCMLDPIKVSVLSPGMGDDGSLLASGIPACVVTAYLGRQGIVVEKTTDFTILFLFSIGITKGKWGTLLNALLDFKRDYDDNAELELCLPDLYNANQHRYAGMGLKDLADEIFAAMKKHKTTANMSQAFGTLPKAEFSPVEAYEKLVRNDIELVTLNEAAGRLAATGIVPYPPGIPLLMPGENAGPADGPLLAYLKALEAFDKSFPGFTHDTHGIEVEDGVYRMLVLK; encoded by the coding sequence ATGACGGAATATAAACACTCGCTGGGCATGTTGGCGCTACTGGTCAGCAGCCCGCCGGACAAGCGAACGGTGTTTGGCCGCGCCCTGGATCAACTGGTCCACGACGTAGAGGGACGTGGCGTCAGCGTACTGGCCTCGGAAAGCCTCACCGATGCCGCCTCGATCCTGCGCTCGGACCCTGCCATTCAATGCGTGCTCATCCGCTGGGAAATGGACACCAGCGAAGGCCACGCCGACTGCACCAAACTGCTGGTCAAGCTGCGCGAGCGCAACACCCGGGTGCCGGTGTTCCTGATCAGCGACCGTACCACCGCGTCGACCATTCCATTACTGGTCATGCAACACGCCGACGACTTCATCTGGCTGCCCGAGGACACCTCCCGTTTCCTCAGCGGGCGCATCCTGGCGGCCATCGAGCGCTATCGCCAGGCCGCCCTGCCGCCGATGTTCGGCGCCCTGGTTAAGTTCGCCCGCAATTATGAATACTCCTGGCACACCCCAGGCCATGCCGGCGGCACCGCGTTCCTGAAGAGCACCGCAGGCCGGGCCTTCTACGAGTTCTTCGGCGAGAACCTGCTGCGTTCCGACCTGTCGATCTCGGTGGGCGAACTCGGTTCGCTGCTCGATCACAGCGGCCCTATCGGCCAGGGCGAACGCTATGCCGCCAAGGTCTTCGGCGCCCACCGCACGTACTACGTGACCAACGGCTCGTCGATGTCCAACCGCGTCATCCTGATGGCCAGCGTCACGCGCAACCAGATCGCCCTGTGCGACCGCAATTGCCACAAGTCCGCCGAGCACGCGATGACCCTGTCCGGGGCGATTCCGACCTACCTGGTGCCGACCCGCAACCGCTACGGCATCATCGGCCCGATCCTGCCGCAGACCCTGAGCGCCGAAGGCGTGAAAGCCGCCATCGCCGACAACCCGCTGGTCAAGGCAGGCATCGATCCGACGCCGGTGCACGCGATTGTCACCAACTCCACCTACGACGGCCTGACCTACAACGTCACCCGCGTCGAAGAGCTGCTGGGCGAAAGCGTGGACCGTCTGCACTTCGACGAAGCCTGGTACGGTTATGCGCGCTTCAACCCGCTGTACAGCGGACGCCATGCCATGCACGGCAACCCGGCCGATCACGACAAGTCCAAGCCGACCGTGTTCGCCACCCAGTCGACCCACAAGTTGCTGGCTGCCCTGTCCCAGGCCTCGATGATCCACGTGCGTGACGGGCGTAACCCGATCGAACATGCGCGCTTCAACGAGTCGTACATGATGCACGCCTCGACCTCGCCGAACTACGCGATCATGGCGTCCTGCGACGTCAGCTCGGCGATGATGGAAGCACCGAGCGGGCAGATCCTCACCAGCGAGTCGATCGAAGAAGCCATCAGCTTCCGCCAGGTTCTCTCGCGCATGCACAACGAGATGCTGGGCAAGAACGACTGGTTCTTCACCTGCTGGCAGCCGCCGACCGTACAGGTTGGCGCAGCGACCGTGCCGTTCCATGAAGTCGACCCGGCCACACTGAAAACCGACCCGAACTGCTGGGTCCTGCACCCGAACGCGGTGTGGCACGGCTTCGGCGACATCGAAGACGGTTACTGCATGCTCGACCCGATCAAGGTCTCGGTGCTCAGCCCGGGCATGGGCGACGACGGCAGCCTGCTCGCCTCCGGTATCCCCGCTTGCGTGGTCACAGCGTACCTGGGCCGCCAGGGTATCGTGGTCGAGAAAACCACCGACTTCACCATCCTGTTCCTGTTCTCCATCGGCATCACCAAAGGCAAGTGGGGCACGCTGCTCAACGCCCTGCTCGACTTCAAGCGTGACTACGACGACAACGCCGAGCTCGAGCTGTGCCTGCCCGACCTGTACAACGCCAACCAGCATCGCTATGCCGGCATGGGCCTGAAGGATCTGGCCGACGAAATCTTCGCCGCCATGAAGAAACACAAGACCACCGCCAACATGTCCCAGGCCTTCGGCACCCTGCCAAAAGCCGAGTTCAGCCCGGTGGAGGCCTACGAAAAACTGGTGCGCAACGACATCGAGCTGGTGACGCTCAACGAAGCCGCCGGGCGTCTTGCCGCGACCGGTATCGTGCCGTATCCGCCAGGCATCCCGTTGCTCATGCCAGGTGAGAACGCGGGCCCAGCGGACGGTCCGTTGCTGGCGTATCTCAAGGCACTGGAAGCCTTCGACAAATCCTTCCCCGGCTTCACCCATGACACCCACGGGATCGAAGTCGAAGACGGCGTTTATCGGATGCTGGTACTGAAATAG
- the potE gene encoding putrescine-ornithine antiporter yields the protein MSVAKKMSVGQLTMLTAVNMLGSGIVLLPTKLAEVGAISILSWLITATGSLALAYAFARCGMLSRKTGGMGGYAEYTFGKAGNYITNYTYGLSLLIANVAISITAVGYIQVLFGIKLDSLQVGLATIALLWITTFANFGGASITGRIGAITVWGVIAPVVLVSTVGWFWFDSSVYAAGWNPHDKGWFEAAGASVAITLWAFLGLESACANTDAVENPERNVPIAVLGGTLGAAVIYIVSTNVIFGIVGNEELVASTAPFGLVFAKMFTPMVGDIVMAAMVLACIGSLLGWQFTIAQVYKSSADTGYFLSIFAKGNKAGTPIVGMLVLLAAQTALALLTISPDLSKQFDTLVNLAVVTNLVPYILSMAALMTMQKVSNVPEGKALATNVIALIAAAYSYLALYSSGEQALMLGGVATIVGYTLFGFVNNRLIRLEALNNSVPTQTVSAQHLTADPVPVNNLNKATLEVQA from the coding sequence ATGTCAGTCGCAAAAAAAATGAGTGTGGGGCAACTGACAATGTTGACCGCCGTCAACATGTTGGGCTCAGGCATTGTGCTACTACCGACGAAATTAGCGGAAGTCGGTGCAATTTCGATTCTCTCCTGGCTGATAACGGCCACCGGTTCCCTCGCTCTGGCCTACGCCTTTGCGCGATGCGGGATGCTCAGCCGCAAGACCGGCGGCATGGGCGGTTATGCCGAGTACACCTTCGGTAAAGCAGGTAACTACATCACCAACTACACCTACGGCCTCTCACTGTTGATTGCCAACGTGGCAATCAGTATTACCGCGGTCGGCTATATTCAGGTGTTGTTCGGGATAAAACTCGATTCACTGCAAGTAGGCCTGGCGACTATTGCGCTGCTGTGGATCACCACCTTCGCCAACTTTGGCGGTGCCAGCATTACCGGCCGGATCGGCGCGATCACCGTCTGGGGTGTAATTGCACCGGTGGTGCTGGTGTCCACGGTGGGCTGGTTCTGGTTCGACAGCAGCGTTTACGCCGCTGGCTGGAACCCCCACGACAAGGGCTGGTTCGAAGCGGCAGGCGCCTCGGTGGCGATCACCCTGTGGGCCTTCCTTGGTCTGGAATCGGCGTGCGCCAACACCGACGCAGTGGAAAACCCTGAGCGCAACGTACCGATTGCCGTGCTGGGCGGCACCCTGGGTGCGGCGGTGATCTACATTGTCTCCACCAACGTCATCTTCGGCATCGTCGGCAACGAAGAACTGGTCGCGTCCACCGCGCCGTTCGGCCTGGTGTTCGCCAAGATGTTCACCCCGATGGTCGGCGACATCGTGATGGCGGCCATGGTGCTCGCCTGCATCGGTTCGCTGCTGGGTTGGCAGTTCACCATCGCCCAGGTGTACAAAAGCTCGGCCGACACCGGCTACTTCCTGTCGATCTTCGCCAAGGGCAACAAAGCGGGAACGCCGATTGTCGGCATGCTGGTGCTGCTGGCGGCACAGACCGCGCTGGCCCTGCTCACCATCAGTCCCGACTTGAGCAAGCAGTTCGACACCCTGGTCAACCTCGCGGTGGTGACCAACCTGGTGCCGTACATCCTGTCCATGGCCGCGCTGATGACCATGCAGAAAGTCTCCAACGTGCCGGAAGGCAAGGCACTGGCGACCAACGTCATTGCGTTGATCGCAGCGGCCTACAGTTACCTGGCGCTCTACAGCTCCGGTGAGCAGGCCCTGATGCTGGGCGGCGTGGCCACAATCGTTGGTTACACCCTGTTCGGCTTCGTCAACAACCGCCTGATCCGCCTCGAAGCACTCAACAACAGCGTACCGACGCAAACCGTCAGCGCGCAGCACCTCACTGCAGATCCAGTGCCGGTGAACAATCTGAATAAAGCCACTCTGGAGGTTCAAGCATGA
- a CDS encoding organic hydroperoxide resistance protein, producing MSQIDKVLYTAKTHTIGGRDGASRSSDGILDVKLSSPGAGGGGTNPEQLFAAGWSACFIGAMQVAAREMKVALPKDMAVDAEVDLGTNEGGYLLQARLNVSLPGLERETAQKIVDTGHQYCPYSKATRNNINVVLKLV from the coding sequence ATGAGCCAGATCGATAAAGTGTTGTACACCGCCAAAACCCACACCATCGGCGGGCGTGACGGCGCGTCCCGCAGCTCCGACGGGATTCTCGATGTGAAGCTGTCGTCGCCAGGTGCGGGCGGTGGCGGTACTAACCCTGAGCAACTGTTCGCTGCCGGTTGGTCAGCCTGCTTTATCGGCGCCATGCAGGTGGCGGCCAGGGAAATGAAAGTCGCGCTGCCCAAGGATATGGCCGTCGATGCCGAGGTTGATTTGGGTACCAATGAAGGCGGCTACCTGCTGCAGGCGCGGCTCAATGTCAGCCTGCCGGGGCTGGAACGTGAAACCGCGCAGAAAATCGTCGACACTGGGCACCAGTACTGCCCGTACTCGAAAGCCACGCGCAACAACATCAATGTCGTGCTCAAGCTGGTTTGA